The region TACTGTGTATCCAAGGATACCTAGTAGTCCTAAAAGTGTCACAGGAATGACTACTTTGCGCAAATTGATGATCTCTAGTACAAGGACTAAGACCGCTAATACTCCAATTGCTATTAATGTATTCATTTGTTCTATTTTGGAATTAAATTCATCAGTTGTACTGACTCCTTACTATTTTATTACTTAATATAAGTCATTATCTCGATCAAACTAGGTGTGATTAAGTCAGATAAAGGCTGTGGAAATATACCGAAGAATATGACAGCTACTGCTAATACACCTAATACTGCTGCTTCTTTAGTAGTCACATCAGCAAAAGGCTTTGCATTAGTTTCTCCTAACATTGATTTTTGGAACATTCTAAGCATATAGAACGCACCTAAAATAATAGAAGTACCTCCTACGATAGCATACCAGATGTTAACTTGAGATAATCCTAAAAGCAGATTAAACTCTCCGATAAAACTGAATGTACCAGGAAGACCGATAGATGCAAACATCATAATCATAAATAGTGATGCAAACTTAGGCGCTTGTTGTCTAATACCTCCCATTTCACCAATCATTCTAGTTTGGTAACGCTTATAAATAATGTCTGCAACGTAGAATAAACCTACGATTACAAAACCATGTGCAATCATTTGCAATACTGCTCCTCTTAATCCATCTAGTGTTAATGAATATGCACCTGCAGCGATAAGTCCAACGTGAGCTAATGAAGAATATGCAAAGAATCTTTTGATATTCGACTGTTTTAAAGCTACGATAGAACCATATACCACACCGATGATACACAATACTAAGATAGTAGGCATTACTTCTTTCGCAGCGATAGGCGAAATAGGCAATTGCCAACGGATGATAGAGTATAATCCCATTTTAAGCATAATACCTGCTAATAACATAGTACCTACTGTAGGAGCTTTCTCATACGTAGATG is a window of Myroides oncorhynchi DNA encoding:
- a CDS encoding complex I subunit 4 family protein; amino-acid sequence: MNVTILLLTLLVGAIATYFAGKQSAAKVALLFGLVAFVETLVLICSHTSGVDTGYVTQWMTNPNIHIAFRADGLGLALVLLTTALTPVIILTSLGDHIEKSNTFYALVMFMSFAMTGTFLASDGFLYYIFWELSLLPIYFIALLWGNDTFEARKKAIFKFFIYTFAGSLFMLVGFIYLYQRAGSFMLLDLYNVQLSSKEQYWIFLSFFIAYAIKIPVFPFHTWQASTYEKAPTVGTMLLAGIMLKMGLYSIIRWQLPISPIAAKEVMPTILVLCIIGVVYGSIVALKQSNIKRFFAYSSLAHVGLIAAGAYSLTLDGLRGAVLQMIAHGFVIVGLFYVADIIYKRYQTRMIGEMGGIRQQAPKFASLFMIMMFASIGLPGTFSFIGEFNLLLGLSQVNIWYAIVGGTSIILGAFYMLRMFQKSMLGETNAKPFADVTTKEAAVLGVLAVAVIFFGIFPQPLSDLITPSLIEIMTYIK